The following are encoded together in the Desulfobacterales bacterium genome:
- a CDS encoding PLDc N-terminal domain-containing protein, with product MSLKLLGIFLALCIPFFIATVWAIVDVAQKDFGTTGKKAQWWIIASVPFIGFIIYLIFGFRKGKKQASGV from the coding sequence ATGAGTCTGAAACTGCTCGGCATATTTTTGGCTCTCTGTATCCCCTTTTTTATTGCCACCGTATGGGCCATCGTCGATGTTGCCCAAAAAGATTTTGGCACCACCGGCAAAAAGGCACAGTGGTGGATCATCGCTTCGGTACCGTTTATCGGATTCATTATTTATTTGATATTCGGATTTCGCAAGGGCAAAAAACAGGCGTCCGGCGTTTGA